The Halorhabdus sp. BNX81 genome includes a region encoding these proteins:
- a CDS encoding acylphosphatase: MSDQVRAHVHVSGNVQGVFFRATTRDTAEKHGVDGWVKNLSDGRVEAVFEGDEEGVDAMVEFCHEGSPAARVDEVEVTSEEPQGLDGFEIRR, translated from the coding sequence ATGAGTGATCAAGTTCGCGCACACGTCCACGTCTCCGGCAACGTACAGGGCGTTTTCTTCCGGGCGACGACCCGCGACACAGCCGAGAAGCACGGCGTCGATGGCTGGGTGAAGAACCTGTCCGACGGCCGCGTCGAGGCAGTCTTCGAGGGGGACGAGGAGGGGGTCGACGCGATGGTCGAGTTCTGTCACGAGGGCAGTCCGGCGGCCCGGGTGGACGAAGTCGAGGTGACGTCCGAGGAACCCCAGGGGCTGGACGGCTTCGAGATCAGGCGGTGA
- a CDS encoding DNA glycosylase gives MNRGTLSLSSVAFDLQSTVESGQSFRWTRLDGQMYETSNAYGGDAWYATVIDNDGGLSEGDHDIVRVRQVDDRLEWEASFEAEATLRRRLRLDDDLAEIRDATPADPLLDAAFDRYWGLRLVRDPPFATLIAFICSAQMRIGRIHEMQRALEERFGESITFDGEEYHAFPTPGRLAEATEGDLRDLGLGYRAPYVQRTAEMVAEGTAHPQEATDLAYEDAREYLTQFVGVGEKVADCVLLFSLGFVEAVPLDTWIRSTIEEYYPECDRGSYAETSRAIRERFGGQYAGYAQTYVFHHLRNGGGSTE, from the coding sequence ATGAACCGCGGGACGCTGTCGCTTTCGTCGGTCGCGTTCGATCTCCAGTCGACAGTGGAGAGCGGCCAGAGCTTTCGCTGGACGCGTTTGGACGGCCAGATGTACGAAACCAGCAATGCGTACGGTGGGGACGCGTGGTACGCGACAGTCATCGACAATGACGGGGGCTTGAGCGAAGGGGACCACGACATCGTTCGCGTCCGGCAAGTCGACGATCGGCTGGAGTGGGAAGCGAGTTTCGAGGCGGAAGCAACGCTCCGACGACGCCTCCGACTGGACGACGACCTCGCGGAGATCAGGGACGCAACACCTGCGGACCCACTGCTCGACGCCGCCTTCGACCGCTACTGGGGGCTGCGGCTTGTCCGCGATCCTCCCTTCGCGACGCTGATCGCGTTCATCTGCTCGGCCCAGATGCGGATCGGCCGGATTCACGAGATGCAGCGCGCGCTGGAGGAACGCTTCGGCGAGTCGATCACCTTCGACGGGGAGGAGTACCATGCCTTTCCGACGCCCGGACGACTCGCCGAGGCGACGGAAGGGGACCTCCGGGACCTCGGCCTGGGCTATCGCGCTCCGTACGTTCAGCGGACGGCCGAAATGGTTGCCGAGGGGACGGCCCACCCCCAGGAGGCGACGGACCTGGCATACGAAGACGCCCGGGAGTATCTCACCCAGTTCGTCGGCGTCGGCGAGAAGGTGGCCGATTGCGTGCTGTTGTTCTCGCTGGGATTCGTCGAGGCGGTCCCGCTTGACACCTGGATCCGGTCGACGATCGAGGAGTATTACCCTGAATGTGACCGGGGCTCCTACGCCGAGACCTCCCGGGCGATTCGGGAGCGCTTCGGCGGGCAGTACGCCGGCTACGCCCAGACGTACGTCTTTCATCATCTCCGTAACGGCGGCGGGTCGACTGAGTGA
- a CDS encoding DUF555 domain-containing protein produces MNCRVVVEAAVPVYDVETADEAVRIAISKTGEMLNPDLNYVEINMSGRHCPHCGEELDPAFIAADESLVALELEMTVFNVERDEHAARIARKEIGQRLENIPLEIVEIEAIEDEADDTDEDGSDESEPVEEASTVVSETAGDTDTDPVAEDDRDDDVLPEFEELIDE; encoded by the coding sequence ATGAACTGTCGAGTTGTCGTCGAAGCGGCTGTGCCCGTATACGACGTCGAAACCGCAGACGAGGCCGTGCGTATCGCCATCTCGAAGACGGGGGAGATGCTCAATCCCGACCTCAACTACGTCGAGATAAACATGAGCGGGCGACACTGTCCCCACTGTGGCGAGGAACTCGACCCCGCCTTCATCGCCGCCGACGAGAGCCTCGTCGCCCTCGAACTCGAGATGACGGTGTTCAACGTCGAGCGTGACGAACACGCCGCCCGTATCGCTCGCAAGGAGATCGGCCAGCGCCTCGAAAACATCCCGCTGGAGATCGTCGAGATCGAGGCGATCGAAGACGAAGCGGACGACACTGACGAGGACGGTTCTGACGAGAGCGAACCAGTCGAGGAAGCGTCGACGGTCGTCTCGGAGACTGCTGGGGACACTGATACCGATCCCGTGGCTGAGGACGACCGGGACGATGACGTCCTCCCGGAATTCGAGGAACTGATCGACGAATAA
- a CDS encoding UPF0058 family protein has protein sequence MKKQELIHLHGLLAQVRDHYEQTLDTKVDHQRYTELGVKPTSIHKSKTDHKAAVFALAEGITGEMESTTDTERVSATAD, from the coding sequence ATGAAAAAGCAGGAGCTCATCCATCTCCATGGGCTGCTTGCGCAGGTACGCGATCACTACGAACAAACACTCGACACGAAAGTCGACCACCAGCGATACACGGAACTCGGCGTGAAGCCGACGTCGATCCACAAGTCCAAGACGGACCACAAGGCGGCCGTGTTCGCTCTCGCCGAGGGCATCACCGGAGAAATGGAGTCCACGACGGACACCGAGCGCGTCTCCGCGACTGCTGACTGA
- a CDS encoding translation initiation factor IF-2 subunit beta produces the protein MDYDDMLDRAIEDTPDIESGADRFDVPDPDVRQEGNMTVYENFQATTRRLGREDEHVMKFLQDELGTSGHIDESGRARLTGEFKQRRIQAALDAYTEEFVICSECGLPDTRLIREQGAILLRCEACGARSATSG, from the coding sequence ATGGACTACGATGACATGCTCGATCGGGCGATCGAGGACACGCCGGACATCGAGTCGGGGGCCGACCGGTTCGACGTGCCCGATCCGGACGTTCGCCAGGAGGGGAACATGACGGTATACGAAAACTTCCAGGCGACGACCCGTCGGCTCGGCCGTGAGGACGAGCACGTGATGAAATTCCTGCAGGACGAACTTGGGACCAGCGGTCACATCGACGAAAGCGGGCGCGCCCGGCTCACCGGCGAGTTCAAGCAGCGCCGGATTCAGGCGGCGCTCGACGCCTATACTGAGGAGTTCGTCATCTGCTCGGAGTGTGGCCTTCCGGACACGCGGCTCATCCGCGAGCAGGGTGCAATTTTGCTCCGGTGTGAGGCCTGTGGTGCGCGGTCCGCCACCAGCGGGTAG
- the trxA gene encoding thioredoxin: MTGGDDIETIKQRKKEQLMQQDDSAPTTAPNEPIHVDSIDDFDEVVATHDVVMVDFYADWCGPCKMLEPIVEELAAETDAAVAKVDVDAHQELASQYQVRGVPTVVVFAGGEVAEQVVGVRDQSHYRSLIDRHAGA, from the coding sequence ATGACCGGCGGAGACGATATCGAGACGATCAAACAACGCAAGAAAGAGCAACTCATGCAACAGGACGATTCAGCGCCGACGACAGCCCCGAACGAACCGATTCACGTCGACAGCATCGACGACTTCGACGAGGTCGTCGCGACCCACGACGTCGTCATGGTGGATTTCTATGCGGACTGGTGTGGACCGTGCAAGATGCTGGAGCCGATCGTCGAGGAACTCGCCGCCGAGACCGACGCGGCCGTCGCCAAAGTCGACGTCGACGCCCACCAGGAATTGGCGAGTCAGTACCAGGTCCGGGGCGTCCCGACGGTGGTCGTCTTCGCCGGCGGCGAGGTCGCCGAACAGGTCGTCGGCGTCCGCGACCAGAGTCACTACAGGAGCCTGATCGACCGACACGCAGGTGCCTGA
- a CDS encoding helix-turn-helix domain-containing protein, which translates to MAESINEYLKQDMECEGLLECIHGLKELDKEVFVTLTDTTEPMTIDEIADAVDRERSTAYRAVQRLLQSGFIQKEQVNYDQGGYYHVYHPTDPDQIADKMQRTLNDWYAKMGQLIGEFREKYDPEAAVDPAADS; encoded by the coding sequence ATGGCAGAGTCGATCAACGAGTACCTCAAGCAGGACATGGAGTGTGAGGGGTTGCTCGAATGCATCCACGGGCTCAAGGAACTCGATAAGGAGGTGTTTGTGACCCTGACTGATACGACGGAGCCGATGACTATCGACGAGATCGCCGACGCCGTCGATCGGGAGCGCTCGACCGCGTATCGAGCAGTCCAGCGCCTCCTCCAGTCGGGCTTCATCCAGAAGGAACAGGTCAATTACGATCAGGGTGGGTACTATCACGTCTACCACCCGACGGACCCTGATCAGATCGCGGATAAGATGCAGCGGACGCTCAACGACTGGTACGCCAAGATGGGCCAACTTATCGGCGAGTTCCGCGAGAAGTACGACCCAGAGGCGGCGGTCGATCCGGCGGCTGACAGCTAG
- a CDS encoding DnaJ domain-containing protein encodes MARTYYDVLGVEESASTADIEAAYRERLKETHPDVTDDPDATDTVQEVIDARDVLTDEAERARYDRLGHEAYVSGDPTGMASASARGSTDEGAGETHSAASAHSQSDGSSTSVGDNTRVRSGSRDATRGQSSTPTDRDRTWAHGSGGRVTQPGDPNTVRWSRLFPPNQSVVLLLAAFICYPPFVLFSVYPPFPAVFNLIVAACTLALVGYLISLPEIGVLVFGFWGLVTAGSFLIGSLGMISLSGVLAMTATWLPLGLSIVVFRLIRH; translated from the coding sequence ATGGCTCGAACGTACTACGATGTCCTCGGCGTCGAGGAATCGGCCTCAACTGCCGATATCGAGGCTGCCTACCGCGAGCGGCTCAAGGAGACCCATCCCGACGTCACGGACGATCCCGACGCGACTGACACAGTGCAGGAAGTCATCGACGCCAGGGACGTGCTGACTGACGAGGCCGAGCGTGCCCGTTACGACCGATTGGGCCACGAAGCGTACGTCTCCGGTGATCCCACTGGGATGGCGTCTGCATCGGCAAGGGGGTCCACGGACGAGGGGGCAGGGGAAACGCACTCCGCCGCGTCTGCGCACAGCCAGTCCGACGGCAGTTCGACGTCCGTCGGCGATAACACACGGGTCCGATCCGGGTCACGTGACGCGACGCGAGGTCAGTCATCCACCCCTACCGACAGAGACCGGACGTGGGCACATGGGTCAGGGGGAAGGGTCACCCAGCCGGGCGATCCGAACACGGTCCGGTGGAGTCGCCTGTTCCCGCCGAACCAGTCGGTCGTCCTGCTGCTCGCGGCGTTCATCTGTTACCCTCCCTTTGTCCTTTTTAGCGTCTACCCACCGTTCCCAGCCGTGTTTAATCTCATCGTCGCCGCGTGTACGCTGGCGCTCGTGGGCTATCTCATCTCGCTGCCCGAGATCGGCGTGCTCGTGTTCGGCTTCTGGGGTCTCGTTACAGCCGGGTCCTTCCTGATCGGGTCGCTCGGCATGATCTCGCTGTCCGGCGTCCTTGCGATGACGGCGACCTGGCTCCCACTTGGCCTCTCGATCGTGGTATTTCGACTCATTCGACACTGA
- the menD gene encoding 2-succinyl-5-enolpyruvyl-6-hydroxy-3-cyclohexene-1-carboxylic-acid synthase: MMAPNRNTLWANVLVDELAAAGVEYACLAPGSRSTPLTTAFAASEVEVVSLLDERSAAFFALGRGRQSGEPTAVVTTSGTATANLHPAVMEADEGRVPLVVLTADRPPELQDSGANQTADQTKLYGSAVRQYRTLPEPAPRPRALRSLRVTADRAVADAIGTPAGPVHLNIPFRKPLEPVHVEGDVPDDLGERAPLAVEGRDGPFVGISQGAVTLADEELDRVAGVIEGADRGLIVAGPASQPTPAREALVGLARATDFPVLADPLSGHRFGHADSVGICGGYDSYLDASEEWGWPDPDVVVRFGASPTSKVLRHYLRDSEARQFVVDPAGEWTEAEFTASDLLVADPTRLADDLADRIATGGDDAWRERFERAEETYWSLLDRTTTDANFEGAVLSTVAAEIPAGATLVVGNSMPVRDLDRFGQPRARSVRILGNRGVSGIDGVTSTALGAASATDGPLVGVLGDVSFYHDMNGLLALARAEVEATIVLLNNDGGGIFHMLPIEDFDPPFTDFFKTPHGLDFSPVGELYDAEFVRTASLDGFESLYRESLAAPGTQIIEITFDAAESHRVRETIHEDVRTELR; this comes from the coding sequence ATGATGGCCCCGAACCGCAACACACTGTGGGCGAACGTGCTCGTCGACGAACTCGCGGCCGCCGGGGTCGAATATGCCTGTCTCGCGCCCGGGAGCCGGTCGACGCCGTTGACGACCGCGTTCGCGGCCAGCGAGGTCGAGGTGGTCTCGTTGCTCGACGAACGCTCGGCCGCCTTCTTCGCGCTCGGTCGGGGCCGCCAGAGTGGCGAGCCGACCGCCGTCGTCACGACCTCGGGGACGGCGACGGCGAATCTCCACCCGGCCGTGATGGAAGCCGACGAGGGTCGGGTGCCGCTTGTCGTGCTCACGGCCGACCGGCCACCCGAACTTCAGGACAGCGGCGCAAACCAGACTGCCGACCAGACGAAGCTCTACGGGTCGGCCGTCAGACAGTACCGGACACTCCCCGAACCCGCACCGCGTCCGCGAGCGCTACGGTCGCTCCGCGTGACGGCGGATCGGGCTGTCGCCGACGCGATAGGGACGCCGGCGGGCCCGGTTCATCTCAATATCCCCTTCCGAAAGCCACTCGAACCGGTCCACGTCGAGGGTGACGTTCCCGACGATCTCGGCGAGCGTGCGCCCCTGGCAGTCGAGGGGCGGGACGGCCCGTTCGTCGGGATTTCCCAGGGGGCGGTGACGCTTGCCGACGAGGAACTCGACCGCGTCGCCGGAGTCATCGAGGGAGCCGACCGGGGACTGATCGTCGCTGGGCCGGCGAGCCAACCGACACCGGCCAGAGAGGCACTGGTCGGGCTCGCCCGCGCAACCGATTTCCCTGTCCTCGCCGATCCACTCTCGGGCCACCGATTCGGTCACGCCGACAGCGTGGGGATCTGTGGCGGCTACGACTCGTATCTCGACGCGAGCGAGGAGTGGGGCTGGCCGGACCCCGATGTCGTCGTTCGGTTCGGTGCCTCACCCACGTCGAAGGTCCTCAGGCACTATCTCCGGGATAGCGAGGCCCGCCAGTTCGTGGTCGACCCGGCCGGCGAATGGACCGAAGCCGAGTTCACGGCGAGCGACCTGCTCGTCGCCGATCCGACCCGGCTGGCCGACGACCTGGCCGACCGGATCGCGACCGGCGGGGACGACGCGTGGCGTGAGCGCTTCGAGCGCGCCGAGGAGACGTACTGGTCACTGCTGGATCGGACAACAACGGACGCCAACTTCGAAGGAGCGGTCCTGTCGACGGTGGCAGCGGAGATTCCTGCCGGAGCGACCTTGGTCGTCGGCAACAGCATGCCAGTCCGGGATCTCGACCGGTTCGGACAGCCACGGGCGAGATCAGTCCGCATCCTGGGGAATCGCGGCGTGAGCGGGATCGACGGCGTCACCAGCACGGCACTGGGGGCCGCAAGCGCGACCGACGGTCCCCTGGTCGGCGTCCTCGGCGATGTCTCCTTCTATCACGACATGAACGGACTACTCGCGCTGGCCCGGGCCGAGGTCGAGGCGACGATCGTCCTGCTCAACAACGACGGCGGTGGCATCTTCCACATGCTGCCGATCGAGGACTTCGACCCACCGTTCACTGACTTTTTCAAGACGCCACACGGCCTGGATTTCTCGCCCGTCGGGGAGCTCTACGATGCCGAATTCGTCCGGACTGCGTCACTCGATGGGTTCGAATCGCTCTATCGGGAATCCCTGGCCGCCCCCGGCACCCAGATCATCGAAATTACCTTCGACGCAGCGGAGAGCCACCGTGTCCGGGAGACGATCCACGAGGATGTCCGGACCGAATTGCGGTGA
- a CDS encoding isochorismate synthase — MESVRADAVGTDHASDVLAIRGCQLDAVDPATLLADEIRRRPWTAWASPDETVAGTGSAATISVTSGDRFEAVRERASGLFANQDVATNLPPFARPRLFGGFAFHDVGVDRHADADWTGFPDAYFHLPAVSVIERDGETWLTAAAVGPDAPSTAEQTLERWQERLTNAQPSTESPPGIAARSQIPERDAWTEQVDAAVERIDRGDLRKVVLAGAQTVDLAGSLSVPAALDRLSETYPDCYRFAFAPEQAGAGTFFGATPERLLRRDGPRVQTAALAGSIGRGDTGAEDEWLAEELTDSPKDSHEHALVVEAIREQLDGFAETVTTGERTIRQLATVQHLQTPIEAILDTEVHVLSLVEALHPTPAVGGLPPDDALAAIQEAEAFDRGWYAAPIGWFDAAGDGEFAVGIRSALTRERRATLFAGAGIVADSDPDAEWDEIQLKYRPILDALR, encoded by the coding sequence ATGGAGTCAGTGCGTGCCGACGCAGTCGGGACCGATCACGCCAGCGACGTTCTCGCCATCCGTGGCTGCCAACTCGACGCCGTCGATCCCGCCACGCTGCTCGCCGACGAGATCCGCAGGCGACCGTGGACGGCATGGGCTAGCCCCGACGAGACGGTCGCGGGGACGGGCAGCGCGGCGACGATCTCCGTGACGAGCGGCGACCGATTCGAAGCGGTCCGCGAGCGAGCGAGTGGACTCTTTGCGAACCAGGATGTCGCCACGAACCTGCCGCCGTTCGCCCGCCCCCGGCTGTTCGGTGGCTTCGCGTTCCACGACGTCGGGGTCGATCGCCACGCTGACGCCGACTGGACGGGGTTTCCGGACGCCTATTTCCACCTGCCGGCCGTCTCGGTCATCGAGCGCGACGGCGAAACCTGGCTGACGGCCGCCGCTGTCGGTCCGGACGCCCCGAGTACCGCCGAACAAACCCTCGAACGCTGGCAGGAACGACTCACGAACGCCCAGCCGTCGACCGAGTCGCCACCAGGCATCGCCGCCCGATCACAGATCCCCGAGCGCGACGCCTGGACCGAACAGGTCGACGCTGCCGTCGAGCGCATCGATCGGGGCGACCTGCGGAAGGTCGTCCTGGCCGGCGCTCAGACCGTTGACCTCGCAGGGTCGCTGTCAGTGCCCGCCGCCCTCGATCGGCTCAGCGAGACCTACCCTGACTGCTACCGCTTCGCGTTCGCACCCGAGCAAGCAGGCGCGGGGACTTTCTTCGGGGCGACCCCCGAGCGACTGCTCAGGCGTGACGGTCCCCGGGTGCAGACAGCGGCACTGGCGGGGTCGATCGGCCGCGGGGACACGGGGGCCGAAGACGAGTGGCTCGCCGAGGAACTCACGGACAGTCCGAAGGACAGCCACGAACACGCCCTCGTCGTCGAAGCCATCCGCGAGCAACTCGATGGCTTCGCCGAGACCGTCACGACTGGCGAACGAACCATCAGACAACTCGCCACGGTCCAGCACCTCCAGACGCCGATCGAGGCGATCCTCGATACGGAGGTACACGTCCTCTCGCTGGTCGAAGCGTTACATCCCACGCCGGCCGTCGGCGGACTGCCGCCGGACGATGCGTTGGCGGCGATTCAGGAGGCTGAAGCCTTCGATCGCGGGTGGTACGCCGCGCCGATCGGCTGGTTCGACGCGGCCGGTGATGGGGAGTTTGCCGTGGGCATTCGGTCGGCACTCACAAGAGAGCGCCGGGCCACGCTGTTTGCCGGGGCGGGGATCGTCGCCGATAGCGACCCCGACGCCGAGTGGGACGAGATTCAGCTCAAGTACCGCCCGATCCTCGACGCCTTACGATGA